The following nucleotide sequence is from Wolbachia endosymbiont (group E) of Neria commutata.
CAGTAGCGCATAGATTAGCTCCAGATAGGCTTTTTACTCCAATTACAGTAGCTTTATTTTTTTCTATACTAATATTAGCACCTAATTTTCTTAACTCATTTGTATGGGTGAATCTATTTTCAAAAATATTTTCCTCAATTATTGAAGCTCCTTCAGCAACGCACATTACAGACATTAGTTGAGGTTGCATGTCACTTGGAAAATTTGGATAAGGGTTTGTTGCGATATTAATAGAGTTAATATGACCATTTTTTCTGGAGACGATAATTCCATCATTATTCTGGATCCCAGTATCAGCTGCTTGGATGGCATTTATAGCCGCAAGAGATTCAATATTAGTCCCTATAGCTTCCAATTCATGTATAATACATTTTATATCTGATATACCTATTCCTTCTAATTTTAGCTCACCACCAGTTATTATGGCAGCGAGTGCATATGTGCCAGCTTCTATACGATCTGGTATTATTTTGTGGGTGCATCCGTTTAATTTTTCCACTCCTTTTATTATAATTCTGTTGTCATGAGCATTTATATCAGCTCCCACTTTTTTTAAGAAGTCTATAAGATCAAGCACTTCCGGTTCAATTGCAGCATTATTTATCGTTGTTGTTCCTTCAGCAAGCGTCGCTGCCATGATTATGTTTTCTGTTGCTCCAACACTGATTTTTTCAAATGTTATTTCTCTTCCTTGCAATTTTCCTTTTGCTGTTGCTATTATATTATTGCCATTTATTTCAATCTTAGCTCCCATTTCTTCTAATGCCTTGATGTGCATATCAACAGGACGCTTTCCGATGTTGCACCCTCCAGGAAGTGTTATTTTTGCTTCACCAAATTTGCTAAGCATTGGGCCTAGCATTAAAAAAGAGGCTCGCAGTTTACTTGCAGTTTCGTGCGATATTATGTAATTGTTGATATTGCTACAGTCAATTCCCAAAGTATGATTTGCTTTATAATCTTTATTGTGAGTAAATTTCACTTCTGCTCCAAGGTTTTTTAGTAAGTTAATCATTATCTGTACGTCAACCAAGTCAGGAACATTGAACAAAGTAATTGGAGAATCACATAGCAAACTTCCTGCCATTATAGGCAAAACAGCATTTTTTGAACCATTAATCTTGATTTTTCCAATCAGGGGTTTGCAGTTATTTCTTATTAATATCTTATGCATTTAATTAAGCTAGGTCTTGTTAAATAAGTATAGTGAATTGATTGTAAAAGGCAAAAATTTGCTTTTTCTTTTTTGTCAACCCAGTGTAGGGGAACAAGATAATAAAAGGAGGGCTACTTGAATTCTACATTCGCTTTATCACATTACCAGATAATGCTACATCACATAGTGAAGATGATGGCTTTTGCTCATTCACTACTTTGACTAAAGCTGAACGTGCAAGGTTGTTAATCAATTGCCTCATAGATAGCTCGACCAAAGTATTAATTTTAGGATTACAATTATCATTTAAAATTTGTTGAGCAGCTATATGCAAAGTCGATTTAATAACAATTTTAGCTAAATATGAAGTATAATGATCTATGTGCTCACTATACTCTTGGACCAACTTGAGTTGTATATCAAGGTGTGCCATAGAGACACAAAGAATGTTCTGAAAAGAGCAAACTAAGTGCAAAAGCTACGCAATAGATGAGGGTGGGCCCCTCGAAGCCGGTTTACAAGAGCA
It contains:
- the murA gene encoding UDP-N-acetylglucosamine 1-carboxyvinyltransferase, which gives rise to MHKILIRNNCKPLIGKIKINGSKNAVLPIMAGSLLCDSPITLFNVPDLVDVQIMINLLKNLGAEVKFTHNKDYKANHTLGIDCSNINNYIISHETASKLRASFLMLGPMLSKFGEAKITLPGGCNIGKRPVDMHIKALEEMGAKIEINGNNIIATAKGKLQGREITFEKISVGATENIIMAATLAEGTTTINNAAIEPEVLDLIDFLKKVGADINAHDNRIIIKGVEKLNGCTHKIIPDRIEAGTYALAAIITGGELKLEGIGISDIKCIIHELEAIGTNIESLAAINAIQAADTGIQNNDGIIVSRKNGHINSINIATNPYPNFPSDMQPQLMSVMCVAEGASIIEENIFENRFTHTNELRKLGANISIEKNKATVIGVKSLSGANLCATDLRSTAALILASLVAGGETIISNANHLFRGYEAMHEKLNSCGADISIFM